DNA from Luteolibacter yonseiensis:
ATCCCGCGCCGTGCGGAAGCTCTCACCAACGGCGGCCCTTATGACTGGGCCTTCGCGGAGTCGCTGGCATTCGGTTCCCTTCTGCTCGAGGGCACTCCCGTCCGGCTTTCCGGCCAGGATTGCCGCCGGGGCACTTTCTCACACCGTCACGCGGTCTTTTATGACTATGAGACGCGCGAGCGTTACATCCCCTTGGAAAACCTCGACCCGTCGCAGGCGAAGTTCTGCGTGCACAACTCGTTCCTTTCCGAATTCGCGGTGCTCGGGTTCGACTACGGCTATTCGCTTTCCTACCCGGCCATGCTGACCCTTTGGGAAGCGCAGTTCGGTGATTTCGCGAACGGCGCGCAGGTCATCATCGACCAATTCATCTCCTCCGCCGAGTCCAAGTGGCAGACACCGAGCGATCTCGTGATGCTGCTTCCCCACGGCTACGAAGGCATGGGTCCGGAGCATTCCAGCGCCCGGCTCGAGAGGTTCCTGCAGCTCTGTGCGGAGAAGAACATGATCGTCGGAAACTTCACCACGCCCGCGCAGTATTTCCACGCATTGCGCCGTCAGAAGCACCGGGAATTCCGCAAGCCCCTCATCCTGATGACTCCGAAGAGTCTTCTCAGCCGTCCGGAGGCCATTTCGCAGGAGTCGGATTTCCTCGAAGGCACTTGTTTCCAGGAAATCCTTCCGGATACGAAGGTGTTCGAAAACCCGGGCAACGTGAACCGGGTGATCTTCTGCAGCGGAAAGGTTTACTACGATCTCGTCGCCAAGCGTCAGGAAAACGGCATCGAAGATGTCGCCATTGTCCGTGTCGAACAGCTCTATCCGCTTCACGATGAAATGGTTGGAGTTCTCATCAGCCAGTATTCGAACGCTTCGGCATTTGTCTGGTGCCAGGAAGAACCTCACAACATGGGCGCGTGGTCCTACATCGCACCCCGCCTCGAAGAGGTCGTCGGTCGGAAGATCCGTTATGCGGGCCGGGGCACAGCTTCCAGTCCCGCCGCCGGTTCCAAGGCGATGCACTACCGCGAACAAAAAGCGCTGCTCGTCCAGGCATTCGAAGTCTGAAACCATCCATTTTTCCCAACTCTCACCACGCCTCATCCATGTCACTCGACGTCAAAGTTCCCGCCGCTGGAGAATCGATCACCTCCGCCAATGTCGCCCGCTGGCACAAAAAAAACGGCGATCCCGTGAAAAAGGGCGAGATCCTCGTCACCTTGGAAACCGACAAGGTGTCGAACGAACTCGAAGCCGCCAGCGACGGCGTGTTGGAAATCCTCGTTGGTGAAGGCGAAGAGGTGTCCATCGGCACCGTCATCGCCCGCATCTCGGGTGAGGTGGCCGCAGCAGCCGCCGCCGCAACCCCGGCTCCGGCACCTGCCGCCGCACCCGTTGTGAGCGCGGGTGGCATCGTCGAGCTGAAAGTGCCTGCCGCAGGTGAATCCATCACCTCCGCAAACGTCGCCCAATGGCGGAAAAAGGACGGAGATCAGGTCGCCCAAGGCGAAATCCTCGTCACCCTGGAAACGGACAAGGTTTCCAACGAGCTTGAGGCACCGGCTTCCGGACGCCTGAAGATCATCACCCCGGAAGGGGAGGAGGTCTCCATCGGTGCCGTCATCGCGACCATCGATTCCAGCGCCGCCGCCGGCACACCCGCCGCCGCGCCGGCCTCCGCACCCGCCGCTCCGGCTCCTGTCGCCGCCCCGGCACCCACGCCCGTCGCCACACCGGCACCGGTATCCGCCCCTGCCAAACCGGATTTCTCCGCTCCTGCCGCTCCGGCAGAGCGGGTCTCGACCGAAGCTGTCAGCGACGGCCGGACCACGCGCAAGAAGATGTCGATGCTGCGCCGCAAGATCGCCACGCATCTCGTCAACGCCCAGCAGACCGCCGCGATCCTCACCACCTTCAACGAGGTGGACATGACCGCCGTCATGGACCTCCGCAAGGCGGTGCAGGACGATTTCATGAAGAAGCACGGAGTGAAGCTCGGCTTCATGTCCTTCTTCGTGAAAGCCGTGGCCCAGGCCCTCAAGGACATCCCGTCCGTCAACGGCCGCATTGATGGCACGGACATCGTTGAAAACCACTTTTACGACATCGGCGTCGCCATCGGCACCGACAAGGGGCTCATTGTCCCGGTCCTGCGGGATGCGGACAAGAAATCCTTCGCCCAGATCGAAAAGGACATCCTCGACTACGCGAAAAAAGCCAAGGACGGCAAGATCACCATCGAGGATCTCACCGGCGGCGTCTTCACCATTTCCAATGGCGGGACCTACGGCTCGCTTCTCAGCACGCCGATCCTCAACCCTCCGCAAAGCGGCATCCTCGGCATGCACACCATCCAGCAGCGCCCCGTCGCTCTGAACGGCCAGGTCGTCATCCGCCCGATGATGTATCTCGCCCTCAGCTACGACCACCGCCTCGTGGATGGCAAGGAGGCCGTCACCTTCCTCATCCGCATCAAGGAGTGTCTGGAAAGCCCGACACGGTTGTTGCTGGAGATGTGAGCCGGAGAATGTAGGGACAGGCGGGAATGCCTGTCCTTTCTTCCGGCCTGGCAGGGGCAAATGCCAAAATGACGGCTTGGGTAGGTCATCCCCGTTGGAGAAAACCCTCTAAGTGTGCTTTCGTGCCTTTGGTGAGCCTGTCGTCGCAATGGGTGACGTTGCCATCACTTCCGCAGTGAGAACGCGAGCACCATCAGGGAAATGGCGATGATCCATGAGCCGAGGATGCGGACGCCGACCTTGGCCCATTGCTTGTCCGCGCCGTTCGACGCACAGATCGCGATGTAAAAAACGATCGCGTTCATTGCCAGCCAGGTGCCGATCAGGGTTTTGAGGATGGTTCCTGTGTCGCCGGTCTCCACTGCCGAATCGATTCCTATCCCGATGGCGGTCAAGGTACAGAGAAATTCCGGGACGAAGCGCGGCAGCCTTTTTTCCAGGGCGACAAGTATCGCGACGCACAGGGAGAGGGCGATGAGGACGGGTTGGTTGATTTCCCTGATCGTCCCGGTGAACGTGAACAACAGCGCGGCGGCGGAAGCCGGAGCGAACACCCGCAGGCGTTTGCCGAGATCGAGCGGCGTCTGCTGGCCAAGCAGCAGCCCCAGTCCCAGCAAGAGGAGTACATGCGCCGGTGTCATCACGGGGTGCAGCGCGCCGTTGCCGATTTCCCCCGCTCCCTCCACCGCCATGTGGGCGCTCGCCATGGGGGTGGAGAGGGCTGCCAGCGCGGCCGCGATTCCACAGGAAACCGAACGATGAGAACGCCGCGGGTAGGTTGTCATTCCGCAGGGATTTGCCCGCCATGTCCGGCCGGGGTCAAGCGCGATGTGGGCCGTCGTGGATTCATCTTCAATGTCGCTTCTGGTGGAAATGCGGAGCCGCGCTTTCTCCAGCGGACCGGATGGACCGCCAGGGGAACGAAGTTCCGGGGAGCACCGTTTCGTTGACATGGATGCGATGAGCCGCCACGTATCTTCTCAAAGATGACCATTCTCCATAAGACCAAGCCTCGGGCCGCAACCTTGCTGGCGTTCGCATTGATACTGCTTGTCCTGCCTTCGACCGCCGGCGCCCATACGGCGACGGGAGCGGCGGGCGGATTTTTCAGTGGTTTCCAACACCCCCTGACAGGACTGGATCACATCGTCGCCATGGTCGCGGTGGGACTGTGGGGAGCCTTCCTCGGCGGCCGGGCGATGTGGATGCTGCCGGTGATTTTTCCTGTGGTGATGGCAATGGGCGGGGCGATGGGGGTGCTGGCCCTGCCACTGCCGGGTGTGGAAACGGGCATCGCGCTCTCCGGTGTCGTTCTCGGAGCCATGGTCGCGCTCGCGGCCAGGCCTCCGCTGTGGGTGTCGGCGGTGCTCGTCGGGATCTTTGCGATTTTTCACGGGTATGCCCACGGCACGGAACTGCCCGAGGCGGCGGATGCGATGACCTTCGCCGTTGGTTTCGTGATTTCCACCGGTCTCCTCCATTTGGCCGGGATCGCCTTCGGCCTGCTGGTGAAGTGGCCATGGGGGCGGATCGCGGTGCGGTCGGGCGGAGTGGCGGTTGCTCTGGTCGGTTTCGGGTTTCTGGTCGGGTGGCTGTGAACGTGAAAAAGGTCCGCATGCGGTTTACCCTGATTTTTCTGGCGACGGGCCTGCTGTGGTTTGCCGGTGAAAAACCGGATCTCCTGACGGCCCACGAGACACGGATCATCGAAGGATGGAGCGTGCGGGTGGATGAGCGCCTGTTGAAAGGAGAATCAATGACGGTAGGCGAACGCGCTTTGAAGCTGCTTGATGCCAGGCTCGTCGCCATCGCCACGGTTGTGCCGGAGCCCGCCCTGGCGAAGCTGCGGGCGGTGACCATCGAGCTCGATCTCGATTGTGGTTCGCTCGCAGCGATGCAGTATCACCCTGGCGCGGGATGGCTGAAGGAGAACGGCTACCCTGCTGCGCTTGTGAAATGCGTGCATATCCCCCGGGCGGACAGGTTTCTCTCTCCCTTTGAAAACCACCGGATGCCATGGGCCGTGTTGCACGAACTGGCGCATGCGTATCACGATCAGGTGCTGGGCTTTGATGATCCACGG
Protein-coding regions in this window:
- the sucB gene encoding dihydrolipoyllysine-residue succinyltransferase; translation: MSLDVKVPAAGESITSANVARWHKKNGDPVKKGEILVTLETDKVSNELEAASDGVLEILVGEGEEVSIGTVIARISGEVAAAAAAATPAPAPAAAPVVSAGGIVELKVPAAGESITSANVAQWRKKDGDQVAQGEILVTLETDKVSNELEAPASGRLKIITPEGEEVSIGAVIATIDSSAAAGTPAAAPASAPAAPAPVAAPAPTPVATPAPVSAPAKPDFSAPAAPAERVSTEAVSDGRTTRKKMSMLRRKIATHLVNAQQTAAILTTFNEVDMTAVMDLRKAVQDDFMKKHGVKLGFMSFFVKAVAQALKDIPSVNGRIDGTDIVENHFYDIGVAIGTDKGLIVPVLRDADKKSFAQIEKDILDYAKKAKDGKITIEDLTGGVFTISNGGTYGSLLSTPILNPPQSGILGMHTIQQRPVALNGQVVIRPMMYLALSYDHRLVDGKEAVTFLIRIKECLESPTRLLLEM
- a CDS encoding HupE/UreJ family protein; the encoded protein is MTILHKTKPRAATLLAFALILLVLPSTAGAHTATGAAGGFFSGFQHPLTGLDHIVAMVAVGLWGAFLGGRAMWMLPVIFPVVMAMGGAMGVLALPLPGVETGIALSGVVLGAMVALAARPPLWVSAVLVGIFAIFHGYAHGTELPEAADAMTFAVGFVISTGLLHLAGIAFGLLVKWPWGRIAVRSGGVAVALVGFGFLVGWL
- a CDS encoding HupE/UreJ family protein → MTTYPRRSHRSVSCGIAAALAALSTPMASAHMAVEGAGEIGNGALHPVMTPAHVLLLLGLGLLLGQQTPLDLGKRLRVFAPASAAALLFTFTGTIREINQPVLIALSLCVAILVALEKRLPRFVPEFLCTLTAIGIGIDSAVETGDTGTILKTLIGTWLAMNAIVFYIAICASNGADKQWAKVGVRILGSWIIAISLMVLAFSLRK